A genome region from Cucurbita pepo subsp. pepo cultivar mu-cu-16 chromosome LG02, ASM280686v2, whole genome shotgun sequence includes the following:
- the LOC111787960 gene encoding disease resistance protein RML1A-like translates to MADDSPIGVPLLATLFSLTKLNLSYCNLKSIPEGIECLVSLTELNLSGNKFSQLPTTISQLQNLKRLNLNRCKKLLCIPELPPRILRILSKDCGSLVSIPEMLKTEHLYFMTELNLMNCYQLGGNKKLQRLIVSWMQSMLFRNGAFNVVIPGSEIPDWFTTKMGSSITVEWDPSAPNSNLIRFALCVVCGGGDGGGDVSGSIIASVAGRSPDEGNLKKGDVIVNGLTISGMRKMDHIWLFVLARTQLLRRKMKGFREIEFRFLLQVNYGGFVSRNIELKRCGVGFINMEEEEEAMKRYAACIILKNKMRM, encoded by the coding sequence ATGGCCGATGATTCTCCAATTGGGGTCCCGTTATTGGCCACTCTGTTCTCTCTGACCAAACTGAATCTCAGCTACTGCAACCTCAAATCCATTCCAGAAGGGATTGAGTGTTTGGTTTCATTAACAGAGCTGAATTTGAGTGGCAATAAATTCAGTCAGCTTCCGACAACAATCTCTCAGCTGCAAAACCTGAaaagattgaatttgaatCGATGCAAGAAGCTTTTGTGCATCCCCGAGCTGCCACCGAGAATTTTAAGGATCTTGTCGAAGGATTGCGGCTCGCTTGTATCCATTCCAGAAATGTTAAAAACAGAGCATTTGTATTTCATGACAGAGTTGAATCTTATGAACTGCTATCAATTGGGTGGCAATAAAAAGCTTCAGAGATTGATCGTTTCTTGGATGCAGAGCATGTTGTTTCGAAATGGTGCATTCAATGTCGTGATTCCGGGAAGTGAGATTCCTGATTGGTTCACCACAAAAATGGGGTCTTCGATTACTGTCGAATGGGATCCGAGCGCGCCGAATTCTAATTTGATTCGCTTTGCTCTATGTGTCGTGTGTGGCGGCGGCGACGGCGGGGGTGATGTTTCCGGCTCCATTATTGCTTCTGTCGCCGGAAGGAGCCCAGATGAGGGGAATTTGAAGAAGGGAGATGTTATTGTTAATGGGTTGACGATTTCTGGGATGAGGAAAATGGATCATATTtggttgtttgttttggctcGAACCCAGTTGCtgaggaggaagatgaaggGATTTAGAGAGATTGAATTTCGGTTCTTGTTACAAGTTAACTATGGCGGATTTGTTTCGAGGAACATTGAATTGAAAAGGTGTGGAGTTGGGTTCATAAAtatggaggaagaggaggaagcCATGAAGCGTTATGCCGCTTGTATTATcttgaagaacaagatgagGATGTGA